In Streptomyces sp. NBC_00414, a single window of DNA contains:
- a CDS encoding LacI family DNA-binding transcriptional regulator: MTVTLADVAARAQVSPATVSRVLNGNYPVAASTRERVLRAVDELDYVLNGPASALAAATSDLVGILVNDIADPFFGIMAGAIQSEIGGPGGRAGGERLAVVCNTGGSPERELTYLTLLQRQRAAAVVLTGGAVENTAHATAVATKLRKLGEAGTRVVLCGRPPAPADTEAVALTFDNRGGGKQLTEHLIGLGHRRMGYIAGPEERTTTRHRLEGHRDALAAHGIADDPGRTVHGRYDRRAGYEATLELLRREPDLTAVVAANDTVALGACAALRDSGLRIPDDVSVVGFDDLPFSIDAVPALTTVRLPLADAGGRAGRIAMGREEVPPGGIATIRGELMVRGSTGVPKGA; this comes from the coding sequence ATGACGGTGACCCTGGCGGACGTGGCGGCCCGCGCGCAGGTCTCGCCCGCGACGGTGTCGCGCGTGCTGAACGGGAACTACCCCGTGGCGGCCTCCACCCGTGAACGGGTGCTGCGGGCCGTGGACGAACTGGACTACGTACTGAACGGCCCCGCGAGCGCGCTCGCGGCCGCCACCTCCGACCTGGTCGGGATCCTGGTCAACGACATCGCCGACCCGTTCTTCGGGATCATGGCGGGGGCGATCCAGTCCGAGATCGGGGGCCCCGGCGGCCGGGCGGGCGGGGAGCGGCTCGCCGTGGTGTGCAACACCGGCGGCTCTCCGGAGCGCGAACTCACCTACCTCACGCTCCTTCAGCGCCAGCGCGCGGCCGCGGTGGTCCTGACGGGCGGGGCCGTGGAGAACACCGCGCACGCCACGGCCGTGGCGACGAAGCTGCGCAAGCTCGGTGAGGCGGGGACCCGGGTGGTGCTGTGCGGGCGGCCCCCCGCGCCGGCGGACACCGAGGCGGTGGCCCTCACCTTCGACAACCGGGGCGGCGGGAAGCAGCTCACCGAGCATCTGATCGGGCTCGGGCACCGGCGCATGGGGTACATCGCGGGGCCGGAGGAGCGGACGACCACGCGGCACCGGCTGGAGGGGCACCGGGACGCGCTCGCCGCGCACGGCATCGCGGACGATCCCGGCCGTACCGTCCATGGGCGGTACGACCGGCGGGCGGGGTACGAGGCGACGCTCGAACTCCTCCGCCGTGAACCGGACCTGACGGCTGTCGTGGCCGCCAACGACACGGTCGCGCTGGGGGCGTGTGCGGCTCTGCGCGACTCGGGTCTGCGCATTCCTGACGACGTGTCCGTCGTCGGCTTCGACGATCTGCCCTTCAGCATCGACGCGGTGCCGGCGCTGACTACCGTGCGGTTGCCGCTGGCTGACGCGGGGGGTCGGGCGGGGCGGATCGCCATGGGGCGGGAGGAGGTTCCGCCCGGGGGGATCGCCACGATTCGGGGGGAGTTGATGGTGCGGGGGTCTACGGGGGTGCCGAAGGGGGCTTAG
- a CDS encoding Gfo/Idh/MocA family protein, producing the protein MTRKTVRIAMNGVTGRMGYRQHLVRSILALREQGGLDLGDGAVLWPEPVLVGRREHALKALADQHGIEHWSTDLDAVLADPTIDIYFDAQVTSAREEALKKAIAAGKHIYTEKPTATGLDGALALARLADQAGIKHGVVQDKLFLPGLLKLKRLIDGGFFGRVLSIRGEFGYWVFEGDWQSAQRPSWNYRTEDGGGIVVDMFPHWEYVLHELFGRVKSVQALTATHIPQRWDEGDKPYDATADDAAYGIFELDGGAIAQINSSWAVRVNRDELVEFQVDGTEGSAVAGLRNCRVQHRSSTPKPVWNPDIPAAEVFRDQWQEVPDNGEFDNGFKAQWELFLRHVYADAPYHWDLLAGARGVQLAELGLKSSAEGRRFDVPEVSL; encoded by the coding sequence GTGACACGCAAGACGGTGCGCATCGCCATGAACGGCGTGACGGGACGCATGGGCTACCGCCAGCACCTCGTCCGCTCGATCCTCGCCCTGCGCGAGCAGGGCGGTCTCGACCTCGGCGACGGTGCCGTGCTGTGGCCCGAACCGGTCCTCGTCGGCCGCCGCGAGCACGCCCTGAAGGCGCTCGCCGACCAGCACGGCATCGAGCACTGGTCCACCGACCTGGACGCCGTCCTCGCCGACCCGACCATCGACATCTACTTCGACGCGCAGGTCACCTCGGCCCGTGAGGAGGCGCTGAAGAAGGCGATCGCGGCCGGCAAGCACATCTACACGGAGAAGCCGACCGCGACCGGCCTCGACGGAGCCCTCGCTCTCGCGCGTCTCGCGGACCAGGCGGGCATCAAGCACGGTGTCGTCCAGGACAAGCTCTTCCTCCCCGGACTGCTCAAACTAAAGAGGCTCATCGACGGCGGCTTCTTCGGCCGCGTCCTGTCGATCCGCGGCGAGTTCGGCTACTGGGTCTTCGAGGGCGACTGGCAGTCCGCCCAGCGCCCCTCGTGGAACTACCGGACCGAGGACGGCGGCGGCATCGTCGTCGACATGTTCCCGCACTGGGAGTACGTGCTGCACGAGCTGTTCGGCCGCGTGAAGTCGGTCCAGGCACTCACCGCCACCCACATCCCGCAGCGCTGGGACGAGGGCGACAAGCCCTACGACGCCACCGCCGACGACGCCGCCTACGGCATCTTCGAACTCGACGGCGGCGCGATCGCCCAGATCAACTCCTCCTGGGCGGTCCGCGTCAACCGCGACGAACTCGTCGAGTTCCAGGTCGACGGCACCGAGGGCTCGGCCGTCGCCGGGCTGCGCAACTGCCGTGTCCAGCACCGGTCCTCGACCCCCAAGCCGGTCTGGAACCCGGACATCCCCGCCGCCGAGGTCTTCCGCGACCAGTGGCAGGAGGTGCCCGACAACGGCGAGTTCGACAACGGCTTCAAGGCCCAGTGGGAGCTGTTCCTCCGGCACGTCTACGCCGACGCGCCCTACCACTGGGACCTCCTGGCCGGTGCCCGTGGCGTCCAGCTCGCCGAACTGGGCCTGAAGTCCTCGGCCGAGGGCCGCCGCTTCGACGTCCCGGAGGTCTCCCTGTGA
- a CDS encoding dihydrodipicolinate synthase family protein, producing MTIELPGADGRLRTYTPRAEPLAVTTGAPFTARTVFSAAHVVADPYADTTPDSPAAVDWDATLAFRRHLWSHGLGVAEAMDTAQRGMGLDWAGAAELIRRSSAEARSVGGLIACGVGTDQLPATEAGYPYTLDEVRAAYEEQLALVEESGSRVILMASRALVAVAKGPEDYLEVYGHLLRQAAEPVILHWLGPMFDPALEGYWGSTDLDAATSTFLQVIAAHPDKVDGIKVSLLDAQREIDLRRKLPDGVRCYTGDDFNYPELIAGDDQGFSHALLGIFDPLGPLAAEAVRVLDTGDTAGFRSLLDPTVELSRHLFQTPTRFYKTGVVFLAWLAGHQSHFTMVGGLQSARSLPHLARAYELADGLGLFPDPALAETRMKNLLSLYGVTQ from the coding sequence GTGACCATCGAACTCCCGGGCGCCGACGGCAGGCTGCGCACCTACACCCCACGCGCCGAACCCCTCGCCGTCACCACCGGCGCCCCCTTCACCGCCCGTACGGTCTTCTCGGCGGCGCACGTGGTCGCCGACCCGTACGCCGACACGACCCCCGACTCACCCGCCGCCGTCGACTGGGACGCCACCCTCGCCTTCCGCCGCCACCTGTGGTCCCACGGACTCGGCGTCGCCGAGGCGATGGACACCGCACAGCGGGGGATGGGCCTCGACTGGGCGGGCGCCGCCGAACTGATCCGCCGCTCGTCGGCGGAGGCCAGGTCGGTCGGCGGCCTGATCGCCTGCGGCGTCGGCACCGACCAGCTGCCGGCCACCGAGGCCGGTTACCCGTACACCCTGGACGAGGTGCGGGCGGCTTACGAGGAGCAGCTGGCCCTCGTGGAGGAGTCGGGTTCGCGGGTCATCCTGATGGCCTCGCGCGCACTGGTGGCCGTCGCCAAGGGGCCGGAGGACTACCTGGAGGTCTACGGCCACCTGCTGCGCCAGGCCGCCGAGCCGGTGATCCTGCACTGGCTGGGCCCCATGTTCGACCCGGCCCTGGAGGGCTACTGGGGCAGCACCGACCTGGACGCCGCCACCAGCACCTTCCTCCAGGTCATCGCCGCCCACCCCGACAAGGTCGACGGCATCAAGGTCTCGCTCCTGGACGCGCAGCGCGAGATCGACCTGCGCCGCAAGCTCCCCGACGGCGTGCGCTGCTACACCGGCGACGACTTCAACTACCCCGAGCTGATCGCGGGCGACGACCAGGGCTTCAGCCACGCCCTCCTCGGCATCTTCGACCCGCTGGGGCCCCTGGCCGCAGAAGCCGTACGAGTCCTGGACACGGGCGACACGGCCGGCTTCCGCTCCCTCCTCGACCCCACGGTCGAACTCTCCCGCCACCTCTTCCAGACCCCCACCCGCTTCTACAAGACGGGCGTGGTGTTCCTGGCCTGGCTCGCGGGCCACCAGTCCCACTTCACGATGGTCGGCGGCCTCCAGTCGGCCCGCTCCCTGCCACACCTCGCCCGCGCGTACGAACTCGCCGACGGCCTGGGCCTGTTCCCCGACCCGGCGCTCGCCGAGACCCGTATGAAGAACCTGCTCTCCCTGTACGGAGTGACCCAGTGA
- a CDS encoding sugar phosphate isomerase/epimerase family protein, producing the protein MTVKQLSMPELVDACVELGIPGVGLWRAPVQAHGLDQTAKLLRDAGLTVTTLCRGGFFTAIDPAERAAALDDNRLAIDEAATLGTDTLVLVSGGLPAGSKDLHGARERIADALGELGPYAEERGVRLAIEPLHPMYASDRCVVSTLTQALDLAERFPAHQVGVAVDTYHIWWDDRAPSQIARAGADGRIHTFQLADWTTPLPEGVLNGRGQIGDGAIDMREWKAYVEAAGYTGPIEVELFNDGLWARDGREVLAETAARFVEHAA; encoded by the coding sequence ATGACGGTCAAGCAGTTGTCGATGCCGGAACTGGTGGACGCATGCGTGGAGTTGGGCATCCCGGGGGTGGGCCTGTGGCGGGCCCCGGTCCAGGCCCACGGCCTGGACCAGACGGCCAAACTGCTCCGCGACGCGGGCCTGACCGTCACCACCCTCTGCCGGGGCGGCTTCTTCACGGCGATCGACCCGGCCGAGCGAGCGGCGGCGCTCGACGACAACCGCCTGGCGATCGACGAGGCGGCCACCCTGGGCACGGACACGCTCGTCCTGGTCTCGGGCGGCCTCCCGGCGGGCTCCAAGGACCTGCACGGCGCCCGCGAACGGATCGCCGACGCACTGGGTGAACTGGGCCCGTACGCCGAGGAGCGCGGGGTACGCCTCGCCATCGAACCGCTCCACCCGATGTACGCCTCCGACCGCTGCGTGGTCTCCACCCTCACCCAGGCCCTGGACCTCGCGGAACGCTTCCCCGCGCACCAGGTCGGCGTGGCGGTCGACACGTACCACATCTGGTGGGACGACCGGGCTCCGTCGCAGATCGCCCGCGCCGGCGCCGACGGCCGCATCCACACCTTCCAGCTCGCCGACTGGACGACCCCGCTGCCCGAGGGCGTCCTCAACGGCCGCGGCCAGATCGGCGACGGCGCGATCGACATGCGCGAGTGGAAGGCGTACGTGGAGGCGGCGGGCTACACGGGCCCCATCGAGGTCGAACTCTTCAACGACGGCCTGTGGGCCCGCGACGGCCGAGAGGTCCTCGCGGAAACGGCGGCGCGGTTCGTGGAACACGCGGCGTAG
- a CDS encoding LysR family transcriptional regulator, whose product MASLRALECLVAVADSGSITQAALLLHSSQPAVSHQLASLERETRTVLLRREPRGVTLTPAGRAAVADARRAVEAAASAVRSARAAGQAAGGVLRLACAQSLTVPLLAAVIRHWHRRYPEVAITLRESTAMDEALGLVDSDEVDVAVLTAPAAGRFTVTAIAEEEIVLAAPADHLLAGQSAVRLEDLDGVPLVHFSPDNGLSTWLDESFARAGVHPETVMRTSVTAAAPQLAAAGLGIAVCPVSAVSHGFPGAVRSFSPRWVRQLVAVTSAEPDPLAARFIGDLRGHGMRVPRGVRAQLTQDGPPAGTPHPAP is encoded by the coding sequence ATGGCATCTCTTCGGGCACTGGAGTGCCTCGTCGCGGTGGCGGACTCCGGCTCGATCACGCAGGCCGCACTGCTGCTGCATTCGTCGCAGCCCGCTGTCTCCCATCAGCTCGCTTCGCTGGAACGGGAGACCCGAACGGTCCTGCTCCGCCGCGAGCCCCGAGGGGTCACGCTCACTCCCGCGGGGCGTGCCGCCGTCGCGGACGCCAGGCGAGCGGTCGAGGCGGCCGCCTCCGCGGTCAGGTCGGCACGTGCGGCGGGTCAAGCGGCCGGAGGGGTCCTGCGGTTGGCCTGTGCGCAGAGCCTCACGGTGCCGCTGCTCGCCGCGGTCATCCGGCATTGGCACCGCCGCTACCCGGAGGTCGCGATCACGCTGCGCGAGTCCACGGCGATGGATGAGGCGCTCGGTCTCGTCGACTCCGACGAAGTCGACGTGGCGGTGCTGACCGCTCCCGCGGCCGGCCGCTTCACGGTCACCGCCATCGCCGAGGAGGAGATCGTGCTGGCGGCCCCCGCCGACCATCTGCTGGCCGGGCAGTCGGCCGTACGCCTTGAGGACCTCGACGGTGTGCCGCTCGTCCACTTCTCACCGGACAACGGCCTCAGCACGTGGCTCGACGAGTCCTTCGCCCGCGCCGGAGTCCACCCGGAGACGGTGATGCGGACATCGGTGACCGCTGCGGCACCCCAGCTCGCGGCTGCCGGGCTGGGAATCGCCGTGTGCCCCGTGAGCGCGGTCAGCCATGGCTTTCCGGGAGCGGTGCGCTCGTTCTCTCCCCGGTGGGTCAGGCAGTTGGTGGCGGTGACGTCCGCCGAACCGGATCCGCTCGCCGCACGGTTCATCGGCGACCTGCGCGGTCACGGCATGCGCGTGCCTCGCGGCGTACGGGCCCAGCTCACCCAGGACGGCCCGCCGGCCGGGACACCACACCCGGCCCCATGA
- a CDS encoding NAD-dependent epimerase/dehydratase family protein, whose translation MAQAFVTGGSGFIGQVLVRRLLKEGHSARVLVRSETSAAKVSALGAEPVRGELTDPSTWRDELTGSDVVFHLASETDVAADRERHELVTVRGTRAAVDAARYARVPRFVHCGSEAALLAGAPLVDVDESAPLRPDSEAAYSAVKAVAEKIVLDANTPDFATVSIRPRFVWGPDSFLVEGLVAAAKAGQFAWIGGGRHTTEITFVENAVEGLVLGWRRGRPGQAYFVTDRHRVTVREFLETQFEIYGVDVPIPDLDAETAAREIPVPFRWFLGQECTLRTDKAVAELGYQPVVSHAAGLDAVRNSVAVSGRL comes from the coding sequence ATGGCACAGGCGTTCGTCACGGGCGGTTCGGGGTTCATCGGTCAGGTGCTGGTGCGCCGGCTCCTCAAGGAGGGGCACTCGGCCCGTGTCCTGGTTCGGAGTGAGACATCGGCCGCGAAGGTCTCGGCGCTGGGCGCGGAGCCCGTGCGGGGCGAGTTGACCGACCCGTCCACCTGGCGTGACGAGTTGACGGGCAGTGATGTGGTGTTCCATCTCGCCTCAGAGACGGATGTCGCCGCCGATCGTGAGCGGCATGAACTGGTGACGGTTCGCGGCACCCGGGCAGCCGTCGACGCCGCCCGCTACGCGCGGGTTCCACGGTTCGTCCACTGCGGGAGCGAAGCCGCGCTACTTGCCGGCGCCCCGCTCGTGGACGTCGACGAGAGCGCGCCGCTGCGGCCCGACTCGGAAGCCGCTTACAGCGCGGTGAAGGCCGTGGCGGAGAAGATCGTGCTCGACGCGAACACCCCGGACTTCGCCACGGTGTCGATCCGCCCGCGGTTCGTCTGGGGTCCCGACAGCTTCCTCGTCGAAGGCCTGGTCGCGGCGGCGAAGGCGGGGCAGTTCGCCTGGATCGGCGGAGGCCGGCACACGACCGAGATCACGTTCGTCGAGAACGCCGTCGAAGGTCTCGTGCTCGGGTGGCGGCGCGGCCGACCGGGGCAGGCCTATTTCGTCACCGACCGGCACCGCGTCACCGTGCGCGAGTTCCTGGAGACCCAGTTCGAGATCTATGGCGTCGATGTGCCGATCCCCGACCTGGACGCCGAGACGGCAGCCCGCGAGATCCCCGTTCCCTTTCGATGGTTCCTCGGACAGGAGTGCACCCTGCGGACGGACAAGGCCGTGGCCGAACTCGGATACCAGCCCGTTGTTTCACACGCTGCGGGTCTGGACGCCGTCAGGAACTCGGTGGCCGTCAGCGGCCGACTCTGA
- a CDS encoding SRPBCC domain-containing protein produces the protein MFEAVNWPETLAPSRSPIHFTNELEVAASPETIWSLLVDPENWPSFYPGVEHVRLLDGHDSLRLGTRFETNLAGQDVFAAVREFQPVTRIAWGGHPTASEESRAYHAWIITPTPKGSHLWTEETMQGPLWIELAKQDPEVFWRTHENLLAALAKVATKHERRAGGRCLQNVPKGEATDV, from the coding sequence ATGTTCGAAGCAGTAAATTGGCCGGAGACCCTGGCCCCCAGTCGCTCCCCGATCCATTTCACCAACGAGCTCGAAGTCGCAGCCTCACCTGAAACGATCTGGTCCCTGCTCGTGGACCCCGAGAACTGGCCCAGCTTCTACCCGGGCGTCGAACACGTCCGACTGCTCGACGGCCATGACTCGCTGCGCCTCGGGACTCGATTCGAGACGAACCTGGCAGGCCAGGACGTCTTCGCAGCCGTGCGGGAGTTCCAGCCTGTGACGCGTATCGCCTGGGGTGGTCACCCCACGGCGTCGGAGGAATCCAGGGCCTACCACGCCTGGATCATCACGCCCACGCCGAAGGGGAGTCACCTCTGGACCGAGGAGACGATGCAGGGCCCGCTCTGGATCGAACTGGCAAAGCAGGATCCGGAAGTTTTCTGGCGCACACACGAGAACCTTCTCGCTGCGCTCGCCAAGGTGGCGACCAAGCATGAGAGGCGCGCCGGTGGACGTTGTCTTCAAAACGTTCCGAAAGGTGAAGCAACGGATGTATGA
- a CDS encoding SRPBCC domain-containing protein has product MRGAPVDVVFKTFRKVKQRMYDKVNWPERYDPRTSALYALNDIDVKAPPEVVWRLLVDAENWASYFPPEDHVKILSGEPVLALGTKYSRVTVGFPMTLEVTEHEPFTRLSWETTVDGDETGSSAYHGWVITPTDHGCHVLTEETQQGPFFVEELGRKHPGALYRYHQDWVERLARAAEAEAAKPAA; this is encoded by the coding sequence ATGAGAGGCGCGCCGGTGGACGTTGTCTTCAAAACGTTCCGAAAGGTGAAGCAACGGATGTATGACAAGGTCAATTGGCCCGAACGGTACGACCCGAGAACGTCGGCCCTCTACGCGCTCAACGATATCGACGTGAAGGCGCCGCCTGAAGTGGTGTGGAGGCTGCTCGTCGACGCCGAGAACTGGGCGAGCTATTTTCCTCCCGAAGATCACGTGAAGATCCTGAGCGGTGAGCCGGTACTGGCGCTCGGAACCAAGTACAGCCGGGTGACCGTCGGATTTCCCATGACTCTCGAAGTGACCGAGCATGAGCCCTTCACCAGGCTCTCGTGGGAGACGACGGTCGACGGCGACGAAACCGGTTCGAGCGCGTACCACGGCTGGGTCATCACGCCCACGGACCACGGCTGTCACGTGCTGACCGAGGAGACGCAGCAGGGCCCCTTCTTCGTCGAGGAGCTCGGGCGCAAGCACCCCGGTGCGCTCTACCGCTATCACCAGGACTGGGTCGAACGCCTCGCCCGAGCCGCAGAGGCGGAAGCGGCGAAGCCTGCGGCCTAG
- a CDS encoding aminoglycoside phosphotransferase has translation MPAPPITFNGLPSGTRAAVEAESGPILKVDDVSTGLNSSLSALAHTTGGVVFLKGLRADHRWVWTQRREADINPYVTPLAPRLLFHVIADGWDVLGFESVDGHHADYSPGSPDLPKVSDALRELASLPCPDVELRHAEQRLAAYVDHPGDADAFRGDALLHTDWNNHNVLVTEDRAHLVDWGWATRGAAWLDPAHWIIWLIAAGHPPAAAEALTARLPAWASAPPRAVDAFALAGANLWAEIAGTAPDDWTRSLLAAARLWQRHRNDRA, from the coding sequence ATGCCCGCGCCCCCCATCACCTTCAACGGACTCCCTTCCGGCACCCGCGCCGCCGTCGAGGCCGAGAGCGGACCGATCCTCAAGGTCGATGACGTCAGTACCGGTCTCAACAGCTCCCTCTCCGCACTCGCGCACACCACCGGCGGAGTCGTCTTCCTCAAGGGTCTGCGCGCCGACCACCGCTGGGTCTGGACGCAGCGACGCGAGGCGGACATCAACCCGTACGTGACCCCGCTCGCCCCGCGCCTGCTCTTCCACGTCATCGCCGACGGCTGGGACGTCCTCGGCTTCGAGAGCGTCGACGGCCACCATGCCGACTACTCCCCGGGCTCCCCCGACTTGCCCAAGGTCTCGGACGCACTGCGGGAACTGGCCTCGCTCCCCTGCCCGGACGTCGAACTGCGCCACGCCGAACAACGCCTGGCCGCCTATGTCGACCACCCCGGCGACGCGGACGCCTTCCGGGGCGACGCGCTGCTCCACACCGACTGGAACAACCACAATGTCCTCGTCACCGAAGACCGGGCCCACCTCGTCGACTGGGGCTGGGCCACCCGTGGCGCGGCCTGGCTCGACCCCGCGCACTGGATCATCTGGCTCATCGCGGCAGGCCACCCACCGGCCGCCGCCGAGGCGCTGACCGCGCGCCTCCCCGCCTGGGCATCAGCGCCCCCACGAGCCGTGGACGCCTTCGCCCTCGCCGGCGCCAACCTCTGGGCCGAGATCGCGGGAACCGCCCCGGACGACTGGACGAGGAGTCTGCTCGCTGCCGCACGGCTGTGGCAACGACACCGGAACGACCGCGCCTGA
- a CDS encoding radical SAM protein, whose product MHELIAAPYLDHHLLVRPGSPKAARLPVHRYEELRTTPSTSTAPTWLADVTHRAWKIDLRHRRLGETVLVRARSPYGYGRASYELNLGCNYDCEHCYLGLKQFAGLDWPERERLLHAIRDSGVLWIQLTGGEPMIDKLFPETYRLAYELGMMVEILTNGSRLAAPKNLALLTRLRPNRITLSLYGATAESYDGLTRRRGAYRMFIRGLDAAHEAGLPLDLALIITRHNAHEADLMRVFADRYRLPYREYTHMSPTIYGGADTLAAQAPDHLSDRDPFNGCNAGHTFFHVDPHGLVSICKVGRDEAIPLMTTGVEGLSRLGGIADSLMLRTGGCTGCRLSGTCRVCRPLAKVYQEAKAPLDRYCQHATTRS is encoded by the coding sequence ATGCATGAGCTGATCGCAGCCCCGTACCTCGATCACCACCTCCTCGTTCGGCCGGGCAGTCCCAAGGCAGCACGCCTCCCTGTCCATCGGTACGAAGAACTGCGCACCACGCCGAGCACCTCAACGGCGCCCACCTGGCTGGCCGACGTGACTCACCGGGCCTGGAAAATCGATTTGAGACACCGCCGTCTCGGTGAGACCGTGCTGGTCCGCGCCCGCTCCCCCTACGGATACGGACGCGCCTCGTACGAGCTGAACCTCGGCTGCAACTACGACTGCGAGCACTGCTACCTCGGCCTGAAGCAATTCGCCGGCCTGGACTGGCCTGAGCGGGAGCGCCTGCTGCATGCCATCCGGGATTCCGGGGTGCTCTGGATCCAGCTCACGGGCGGTGAGCCGATGATCGACAAGCTGTTCCCCGAGACGTACCGACTGGCGTACGAACTGGGCATGATGGTCGAGATCCTCACCAATGGCTCGCGCCTTGCCGCGCCGAAGAACCTCGCCCTGCTGACTCGCTTGAGGCCGAACCGGATCACACTCAGCCTGTACGGGGCCACCGCGGAGTCGTACGACGGGCTGACCCGACGCCGGGGCGCGTACCGCATGTTCATCAGAGGACTGGACGCGGCCCATGAAGCCGGACTACCTCTCGATCTGGCCTTGATCATTACGCGGCACAACGCCCATGAAGCCGACCTGATGCGTGTCTTCGCCGATCGCTACAGGCTTCCGTACCGCGAGTACACCCACATGTCGCCGACCATCTACGGCGGCGCCGACACACTCGCCGCCCAAGCCCCGGACCACCTCTCAGATCGCGATCCCTTCAATGGCTGCAACGCCGGCCACACCTTTTTCCACGTCGACCCGCACGGCCTGGTTTCCATCTGCAAGGTCGGCCGCGACGAAGCGATCCCCCTCATGACCACGGGAGTCGAGGGACTGAGCCGCCTCGGCGGCATCGCCGACTCCCTGATGCTTCGCACCGGTGGCTGCACCGGCTGCCGGCTCTCCGGCACCTGCCGGGTCTGCCGACCGCTGGCCAAGGTCTACCAGGAGGCGAAGGCACCACTGGACAGGTACTGCCAACACGCGACAACAAGGAGCTGA
- a CDS encoding ATP-binding protein: MHAMTTHDRQTAPLRWRMQFSPVRKCVPLARSLVSKTLANWGYDQEDIERVVLVCGELSANAVEHGCRQGRLFEVRLTVDGPSCLVEVSDADRTPPRRIKAGEDDEGGRGLLLVDRLSAETGHHDRHPIGKTVWARLILNSPNEESACMS; encoded by the coding sequence ATGCACGCGATGACGACGCACGACCGACAGACCGCTCCGCTGCGGTGGCGGATGCAGTTCAGCCCGGTACGCAAGTGCGTGCCCTTGGCCCGCAGCCTTGTCTCCAAGACGCTCGCGAACTGGGGATACGACCAGGAGGACATCGAGCGGGTGGTCCTCGTCTGCGGAGAGCTCTCCGCCAATGCCGTCGAGCACGGTTGCAGGCAAGGGCGCCTCTTCGAAGTTCGGCTGACTGTTGACGGCCCGAGCTGCCTGGTCGAGGTCTCCGATGCGGACCGAACCCCGCCCCGCCGGATCAAGGCCGGAGAAGACGACGAAGGCGGCCGAGGCCTACTTCTCGTCGATCGGCTCTCTGCGGAGACCGGCCACCATGACCGCCACCCCATCGGCAAGACCGTCTGGGCCCGCTTGATCCTCAACAGCCCGAATGAGGAGTCCGCATGCATGAGCTGA
- a CDS encoding NUDIX hydrolase, with product MQWTVHGERQIYNNPWVNLWLVDVQQPDGRRWEHHVVRMRHLAVAAVVDDRKRVLMMWRHRFITDTWGWELPMGLIEADETPEQAAAREVEEETGWQVESVKSLVYAQPANGITDSEHFVFRAEAASYAGPPTEVNESDRIEWIPISEIRGMIDRREVVSSGSLVGLLYLLLDEATGSS from the coding sequence ATGCAGTGGACCGTCCATGGCGAGCGGCAGATCTACAACAACCCGTGGGTGAACCTCTGGCTCGTGGACGTTCAGCAACCTGACGGCCGACGGTGGGAACACCATGTGGTCCGGATGCGGCACCTGGCCGTTGCGGCCGTGGTCGACGACCGGAAGCGCGTGTTGATGATGTGGCGGCACCGGTTCATCACCGACACCTGGGGCTGGGAGCTCCCGATGGGGCTGATCGAGGCCGACGAGACCCCTGAGCAGGCTGCCGCTCGCGAGGTGGAGGAGGAGACGGGCTGGCAGGTGGAGAGCGTCAAGTCACTGGTCTACGCGCAACCCGCGAACGGCATCACGGATTCCGAGCACTTCGTCTTCCGCGCTGAGGCTGCCTCGTACGCGGGCCCGCCGACCGAGGTGAACGAGTCTGACCGGATCGAGTGGATTCCGATCTCTGAGATCCGAGGCATGATCGACCGCCGTGAGGTGGTCAGCAGCGGCAGTCTCGTCGGCCTGCTGTATCTGCTGCTGGACGAGGCGACCGGCAGCTCGTAG
- the rbsD gene encoding D-ribose pyranase yields the protein MKKSGILNRHLAGATAELGHGDGVLICDAGMPIPAGPRVVDLAFRAGVPSFEQVLEGLLEELVVEGATAAAEIREANPAASALLTTHFPTTLTHVSHEELKTLSAGAHLIVRTGEARPYANVLLRCGVFF from the coding sequence ATGAAGAAGTCCGGAATCCTGAACCGTCACCTCGCGGGCGCGACGGCCGAACTGGGCCACGGCGACGGCGTACTGATCTGCGACGCTGGCATGCCGATACCGGCCGGTCCCCGCGTGGTGGACCTGGCGTTCCGCGCCGGAGTGCCGTCCTTCGAGCAGGTCCTGGAGGGCCTGCTGGAGGAACTGGTGGTGGAAGGGGCGACGGCGGCGGCGGAGATACGGGAGGCGAACCCGGCGGCTTCAGCGCTGCTGACGACCCACTTCCCGACCACGCTGACCCACGTCTCCCACGAGGAGCTGAAGACCCTGTCGGCCGGCGCCCACCTGATCGTGCGCACGGGCGAGGCGCGGCCGTACGCGAATGTGCTGCTGCGGTGCGGGGTGTTCTTCTAG